In Gossypium arboreum isolate Shixiya-1 chromosome 5, ASM2569848v2, whole genome shotgun sequence, a single genomic region encodes these proteins:
- the LOC108450207 gene encoding vicilin-like seed storage protein At2g18540 has protein sequence MGKYRNGSLSENSDEETGTPSKPKPKHKPDSETEDTKPRSHSKSDKGKRPSKSRRRHDSSSGISEDDSYSDSESESESQSEYSETESGYSDSEEERRGRRRKRKRREREERERKRRKKEKEKKRRRKEKERDEERKRKKRKEKERKAKKKKDKLEKGKKGAVTNSWGKYGIIRETDMWNKRPEFTAWLAEVKQINLESLPNWEEKQLFKDFMEDHNTATFPSKKYYNLDAYYKRQMEKENKKGVKKVLQGERTVFNDEEQRRQEMLLAREKQKEEEVQALKLAMQSGMAQAMKEQTQLREEMAYLYKIGNFEAAAAIQKRLDPDVAM, from the exons ATGGGTAAATATCGGAACGGTTCTCTCTCAGAGAACTCCGACGAAGAAACGGGAACGCCATCTAAACCCAAACCAAAACACAAACCCGACTCAGAAACCGAAGATACAAAGCCCAGAAGCCACAGCAAAAGCGACAAAGGGAAACGACCGAGCAAATCACGAAGAAGACACGACAGCAGCAGCGGTATCAGTGAAGACGATTCGTATTCAGACTCAGAATCCGAATCGGAATCCCAGTCGGAGTATTCGGAAACGGAATCAGGGTATTCGGATTCGGAGGAGGAGAGGAGGGGGAGGAGGAGGAAGAGGAAGAGAAGGGAGAGAGaagaaagggaaaggaaaaggaggaagaaagagaaggaaaagaaaaggagaaggaaagaaaaagagagagacgaagagaggaaaagaaagaagagaaaagagaaagaaaggaaagcaaagaaaaagaaggatAAGTTAGAGAAAGGTAAGAAAGGTGCTGTTACTAATTCGTGGGGGAAATATGGAATTATCAGAGAAACTGATATGTG GAATAAGCGACCTGAATTCACAGCATGGTTAGCTGAAGTGAAACAG ATAAACTTGGAAAGTCTGCCCAACTGGGAAGAGAAGCAGTTGTTTAAAGA TTTTATGGAAGATCACAACACAGCCACCTTTCCTTCCAAAAA ATATTATAACCTTGATGCTTATTATAAGCGCCAAATGGAGAAAGAGAACAAAAAGGGTGTTAAAAAGGTTCTCCAAGGAGAGCGTACTGTATTCAATGATGAAGAACAGCGCCG GCAAGAAATGCTTTTGGCCCGTGAAAAGCAGAAGGAAGAAGAGGTTCAAGCTTTGAAACTTGCTATGCAGAGTGGAATG GCGCAAGCAATGAAAGAACAAACTCAGTTACGGGAAGAGATGGCTTACTTGTACAAAATCGGCAACTTTGAG GCTGCAGCTGCCATACAAAAACGGCTTGATCCAGATGTTGCAATGTAA